One genomic segment of Musa acuminata AAA Group cultivar baxijiao chromosome BXJ3-3, Cavendish_Baxijiao_AAA, whole genome shotgun sequence includes these proteins:
- the LOC135633288 gene encoding succinate dehydrogenase subunit 4, mitochondrial-like — MASHLLSRAKNLTLSCRLLHHPYAPSDPVALAHCLRAVGSLVSSHPLPDPRSASAPIANRSSPVASCLARAPVFGHLVSGKISSERILQNGTFSPLHGSAQFLARSFHVKAHGGETNIQADNTHLQHNNVSDVIGVEAPSCLKGKENECSKVIAFSPLEVTHTMSRKSGLVNESLKVKTMELSIKTTYALIPALLLVSNPKLTTSALVLCIYWLVWVF, encoded by the exons ATGGCGTCCCACCTTCTGAGCCGAGCAAAGAACCTAACCCTctcttgccgcctactccaccaTCCTTATGCCCCGAGCGATCCCGTGGCCTTGGCTCACTGCCTCCGAGCAGTCGGCTCGCTCGTCTCCTCCCATCCGCTCCCTGATCCCAGATCCGCCTCGGCCCCCATTGCCAATCGCTCGTCCCCCGTTGCTTCCTGTCTCGCCCGTGCCCCAGTTTTCGGCCACCTTGTTTCTGGAAAG ATTAGTTCTGAAAGAATTTTGCAAAATGGCACTTTTAGTCCATTACATGGAAGTGCACAGTTCTTAGCTCGCTCATTTCATGTGAAAGCACATGGTGGAGAAACAAATATTCAAGCAGACAACACACATTTGCAGCATAAT AACGTATCTGATGTGATTGGAGTTGAAGCACCTAGTTGTTTGAAGGGAAAGGAGAATGAGTGTTCAAAGGTAATTGCTTTCAGTCCACTGGAGGTAACCCATACTATGTCACGAAAAAGCGGGTTGGTGAATGAAAGCTTGAAGGTAAAGACTATGGAGCTTTCTATAAAGACTACATATGCTCTGATACCAGCTTTGCTACTCGTATCAAATCCAAAGTTGACTACTTCAGCGCTTGTTCTGTGCATATACTGGCTAGTCTGGGTTTTTTAA
- the LOC135632924 gene encoding large ribosomal subunit protein eL13z-like, with translation MVKHNNVVPNGHFKKHWQNYVKTWFNQPARKTRRRIARQKKAVKIFPRPTAGPLRPIVQCQTLKYNMKSRSGRGFTLEELKAAGIPKKLAPTIGIAVDHRRKNRSLEGLQANVQRLKTYKAKLVIFPRRARKLKAGDSAPEELATATQVQGQYMPIVHEKPSIELVKVTDEMRSFKAYAKLRVERMNQCQVGARMKKAAEAEKEEKK, from the exons ATGGTTAAGCATAACAATGTCGTGCCAAATGGGCACTTCAAGAAGCACTGGCAGAATTATGTTAAGACATGGTTCAACCAACCTGCTCGCAAAACTAGAAGACGCATCG CAAGACAGAAGAAAGCCGTGAAGATATTCCCCCGTCCAACTGCTGGACCCCTGCGTCCTATTGTTCAATGCCAAACACTCAAGTATAACATGAAATCAAGATCTGGGAGGGGTTTTACTCTTGAGGAGCTCAAG GCAGCTGGTATTCCAAAGAAACTTGCTCCGACAATTGGCATTGCAGTGGACCATAGACGAAAGAATCGTTCTCTTGAGGGTCTCCAAGCTAACGTGCAGAGGCTGAAGACATACAAAGCTAAGCTGGTCATCTTCCCAAGGCGGGCTCGGAAATTAAAG GCTGGAGATTCTGCTCCGGAAGAACTTGCAACGGCTACCCAGGTCCAAGGCCAATACATGCCCATTGTCCATGAGAAGCCCTCGATTGAGCTTGTGAAGGTGACAGACGAGATGAGATCATTCAAGGCCTACGCGAAGCTTCGTGTTGAGCGGATGAACCAGTGCCAGGTTGGTGCGAGGATGAAGAAGGCTGCAGaggctgagaaggaagagaagaagtaa
- the LOC135632575 gene encoding transcription factor MYB1-like, translated as MRKASCCPKEGLNRGAWTSEEDKLLSDYILAHGLGRWRSLPANAGLNRCGKSCRLRWLNYLRPDIKKGNITQEEEDLIIRLHNLLGNRWSLIAGRLPGRTDNEIKNYWNTYLRKKGLHSSPSPASKNREVQIVKAVADKQKGVEVNVIRTKAIRCTRSLFADEVPASGMNNSAYSVLPSAMFDYDTSDFSGNDPAPQAAKSVCSEENMQNSVFPQAADGFYTSSGSFHDSFSATASSSYFNYTKICSNVLEKSEELHPFMCDDEWVSLLMHPNI; from the exons atgaGAAAGGCTTCCTGTTGTCCTAAGGAAGGTCTGAACAGGGGAGCTTGGACAAGCGAAGAAGACAAGCTTCTCTCAGACTACATCTTGGCCCATGGCCTTGGGAGATGGAGAAGCCTGCCTGCCAATGCCG GATTGAACAGATGTGGTAAGAGTTGCAGGTTGAGGTGGCTGAATTATCTTAGACCAGATATCAAGAAGGGGAATATTACCCAGGAAGAGGAGGACCTTATCATCAGGCTTCATAATCTACTTGGAAATAG ATGGTCCTTGATAGCAGGAAGATTACCAGGGCGAACAGACAATGAAATAAAGAACTACTGGAATACCTACCTCAGAAAAAAGGGCTTGCACAGCAGCCCAAGTCCTGCATCAAAGAATAGAGAAGTACAAATAGTTAAAGCAGTTGCAGATAAACAAAAAGGTGTGGAAGTTAATGTGATCCGGACCAAGGCCATACGATGCACCAGATCTCTTTTTGCTGATGAAGTTCCTGCTAGTGGAATGAATAATTCTGCATATTCTGTACTACCAAGTGCTATGTTTGATTATGACACCTCAGATTTCAGTGGAAATGACCCAGCTCCTCAGGCTGCAAAAAGTGTTTGTTCCGAGGAGAACATGCAAAATTCAGTTTTCCCTCAGGCAGCTGATGGTTTTTATACAAGTAGTGGTAGCTTCCATGATAGCTTCAGTGCTACTGCCTCCTCAAGCTACTTCAATTATACCAAAATCTGTAGTAATGTTTTAGAAAAAAGTGAGGAGTTACATCCTTTCATGTGTGATGATGAGTGGGTTTCCTTGTTGATGCATCCAAACATATAG